A DNA window from Drosophila biarmipes strain raj3 chromosome 2R, RU_DBia_V1.1, whole genome shotgun sequence contains the following coding sequences:
- the LOC108029737 gene encoding larval cuticle protein 2, producing MFKFVMILAVVGVATALAPVSRSDDVHADVVSRLDDVRADGFDSSLHTSNGIEQAASGDVHGNIHGNFAWISPEGEHVEIKYVADENGYQPSGAWIPTPPPIPEAIARALAWLQAHPPAPEQPRHH from the exons ATGTTCAAGTTT GTGATGATCCTCGCCGTTGTGGGAGTGGCTACCGCCCTGGCCCCAGTTTCCCGCTCCGATGATGTGCACGCCGACGTCGTCTCCCGATTGGACGATGTTCGTGCCGATGGATTCGACTCCAGTCTGCACACCTCCAACGGAATCGAGCAGGCCGCCAGCGGAGATGTCCACGGCAACATCCACGGCAACTTCGCTTGGATCTCCCCCGAGGGCGAGCACGTTGAAATCAAGTACGTGGCCGATGAGAACGGATACCAGCCCTCGGGAGCCTGGATCCCCACTCCTCCTCCAATCCCAGAGGCCATCGCCCGCGCCCTCGCCTGGCTGCAGGCCCACCCCCCAGCCCCCGAGCAGCCTCGTCATCACTAA
- the LOC108029437 gene encoding larval cuticle protein 1, producing MFKFVVICAVLGLAVANPPAPHSVGRSEDVHADVVSRLDDVRADGFDSSLHTSNGIEQAASGDVHGNIHGNFAWISPEGEHVEIKYVADENGYQPSGAWIPTPPPIPEAIARALAWLQAHPPAPEHHH from the exons atgttcaaattt GTTGTGATCTGCGCAGTTTTGGGACTGGCGGTAGCCAATCCTCCAGCTCCCCATTCCGTGGGACGTTCCGAGGATGTCCACGCCGATGTCGTCTCCCGATTGGACGATGTTCGTGCCGATGGATTCGACTCCAGTCTGCACACCTCCAACGGAATCGAGCAGGCCGCCAGCGGAGATGTCCACGGCAACATCCACGGCAACTTCGCTTGGATCTCCCCCGAGGGCGAGCACGTGGAAATCAAGTACGTGGCCGATGAGAACGGATACCAGCCCTCGGGAGCCTGGATCCCCACTCCTCCCCCAATCCCAGAGGCCATCGCCCGCGCCCTCGCCTGGCTGCAGGCCCACCCACCAGCTCCCGAGCACCACCACTAG
- the LOC108029770 gene encoding COP9 signalosome complex subunit 7 — MTQDMLLGNEEPSKSKETFLEKFCVLAKSSSGEALLDVIRQALEAPNVFVFGELLAEPSVSQLKDGPDAKHFETLNLFAYGTYKEYRAQPEKFIELSPAMQKKLQHLTIVSLAIKAKSIPYALLLSELEIDNVRHLEDVIIEAIYADIIHGKLFQNTRILEVDYAQGRDIPPGYTGQIVETLQAWVNSCDSVSNCIEMQIKFANAEKSKRLVNKERVEQDLINLKKVLKSQTSDSDESMQIDTHGPGTSSGLGQSELRKKPSKLRNPRSAAVGLKFGK; from the exons ATGACGCAGGACATGCTGCTGGGCAACGAGGAGCCGAGCAAGAGCAAGGAGACTTTCCTGGAGAAGTTCTGTGTCCTGGCCAAATCGTCCTCCGGCGAAGCCCTGCTGGACGTGATTCGCCAAGCCCTGGAAGCCCCGAATGTCTTTGTTTTTGGGGAGCTACTGGCGGAACCCTCCGTATCGCAG CTAAAGGACGGCCCGGATGCCAAGCACTTCGAGACCCTGAACCTCTTCGCCTACGGAACCTACAAGGAGTACCGCGCTCAGCCGGAAAAGTTCATAGAACTGAGTCCCGCCATGCAGAAAAAGCTGCAGCACCTGACCATTGTCTCACTGGCCATCAAGGCGAAGAGTATTCCCTACGCCCTGCTGCTCAGCGAACTGGAGATCGACAATGTCCGCCACCTGGAGGACGTCATTATTGAGGCCATCTACGCAG ACATCATCCACGGAAAGCTGTTCCAGAACACACGCATTTTGGAGGTGGACTACGCCCAGGGCCGCGACATTCCGCCCGGATACACTGGCCAGATCGTGGAAACCCTGCAGGCTTGGGTCAACTCCTGCGACAGCGTCTCCAACTGCATCGAAATGCAGATCAAGTTCGCCAATGCCGAGAAGTCCAAGAGGCTGGTGAACAAGGAGCGTGTGGAACAAGAT CTCATCAACCTTAAGAAGGTACTCAAAAGCCAGACCTCTGACAGTGACGAGAGCATGCAAATCGACACCCATGGACCAGGAACTAGCAGTGGATTGGGTCAATCGGAGCTGCGCAAGAAACCCTCGAAGCTGAGGAACCCACGCAGTGCAGCAG TTGGTCTGAAGTTCGGCAAGTGA